The nucleotide window TCTACCGTATAGCCAAAGCTTGAGCTAGGCGGATTAGCAGATAAAAGGCTAGAAAAGCTCCCACATTAAGGCTTGGCACTAGATTTTGACAACTGGGCTTTGCTATTTGTAAGAGATTTGAATTTATACTTTACACACTATTCATATCGCCCTTTGCTAGTTTTGTTAAACTTAGCAAAAATCATACGAATTTATATAAAATATTTAGCGCCTATTTTTAAATTCCTCGCGCCTTTTTTCTAGTTCATACGCATCATTAAGCGCATCCTCGCCATCATCAAGAGCACCTTCTAAAAACTTGCGATGATCCTCAAATTGCCTACTTTTTAACCCCCAAAGCAAAGCCGCAAGCCCAGCCCCACCAAGAGAAATCGATACTATAAGCATCATCACAACCACGCCATCACTCATATTTTTCCTTTAAATTTAAGCCCAAGTGAGAGGGAGTTTAACACCACCACGAGCGAGCT belongs to Campylobacter sp. 19-13652 and includes:
- the ccoS gene encoding cbb3-type cytochrome oxidase assembly protein CcoS — its product is MSDGVVVMMLIVSISLGGAGLAALLWGLKSRQFEDHRKFLEGALDDGEDALNDAYELEKRREEFKNRR